A DNA window from Purpureocillium takamizusanense chromosome 9, complete sequence contains the following coding sequences:
- a CDS encoding uncharacterized protein (EggNog:ENOG50KOG2598~COG:H), which translates to MEAKGVLVFGCSDTLANMGLDADKKAVMAQGVPVSLISTGSVTRNGSAPTVIETPASELDGQIAALEAGFTYSVVKIGALLSHAAFQAVSTVLLRGHLVSIIDTEPLLKTGSPESAAIHVAALREEILPSIDVLSATVPEAKILLDEASIPMPYPQSLDDVKSMANALRRLGPKNVIIKREVFDESDGMTTLHYVLCGGADPIMATLRFPNPTRFFGASYSIPPTIAAHLANGSDVAEAVSASFKFAEEMLREGRYFV; encoded by the exons GGGCCTGGACGCCGACAAAAAGGCCGTGATGGCGCAGGGAGTCCCGGTGTCACTCATTTCAACTGGCTCCGTCACTCGAAACGGAAGCGCCCCGACAGTGATCGAGACACCGGCATCAGAACTTGACGGTCAGATTGCTGCTCTTGAGGCGGGCTTTACGTATTCTGTGGTCAAGATTG GAGCGCTTCTGTCTCATGCCGCCTTTCAAGCCGTATCTACGGTCTTGTTACGTGGGCACCTAGTATCCATCATAGACACCGAACCGCTCCTCAAAACGGGTTCCCCAGAGTCGGCGGCCATTCATGTTGCTGCGCTCAGGGAGGAAATCTTGCCGTCGATCGACGTGCTCTCGGCAACGGTTCCGGAGGCCAAGATACTATTAGATGAAGCAAGCATCCCGATGCCGTACCCGCAAAGCCTTGACGATGTCAAGTCAATGGCCAATGCGCTTCGACGTCTGGGTCCGAAGAACGTCATCATCAAACGTGAGGTCTTTGACGAAAGCGATGGAATGACGACGTTGCATTACGTTCTGTGCGGAGGAGCCGATCCGATCATGGCGACTTTGCGGTTTCCAAATCCGACACGCTTTTTTGGCGCAAGTTATAGCATTCCTC CGACGATTGCGGCGCACTTGGCGAATGGATCGGATGTAGCGGAGGCGGTCTCTGCCAGCTTCAAGTTTGCCGAGGAGATGCTTAGAGAAGGGCGCTATTTCGTTTAG